A genomic stretch from Chitinophaga agri includes:
- a CDS encoding chemotaxis protein CheB, with product MITNGPHHIIAIGASAGGMEEINAFFDNTPVDGVSYIIIQHLSPDFKSRMVELLTRHSKLFVEQAANDMEIRVNHVYLIPNDKFMTTRNGRLFLTTKEHVKAPHLTIDIFFKSLAASYGKTAIAIILSGLGVDGTEGSIAVKKAGGMVIARDPETTGFPGMPASAIDTGMVDFVLEPASMPDIIEDYIMHQKQIMVNSEEDERTLITIIDLIKEKLPLDFSDYKLTTLLRRSMRRAAYSNFTRLEDYFEYLKVTPDEVVALAKDFLISVTSFFRDPEAFEFIEKNILPDLLSNLAPGEELKMWIAGCATGEEVYSIAMLIAEQLTGPYQNVPVKLFATDLDTHALHYAGRGVYQWNSVKDVSPERLSKFFVKEKDSYRVLPLIRHMVIFAQHDLVKNPPYCNMHFISCRNLLIYMTPFLQKKIFSMLLFGLRMNGYLFLGSSENPTSIIQSLQVVNKKWRIYKNVNAKRIINFDTFSLPESLNFKAAVPVKENVSRTNGHNISEIICGVLANEMDYLAVCIDENQHVVKSYGNTSKYLLQQNFNSYLPELLPEQLLLAFNSLSSQVLKTNNAAGVKGIPVDIDGQDQLVRLSIMPLKIERAAVGLFLVVFERDFESVAVQNEYPVFDERVYNNMYVSNLEHELKELKDKLYAAYETIDAYNENMQSFNEELISSNEEMQSTNEEMQSVNEELHTINADYQIKNRQLLEINDDLNNYFRSNINSQLFVNEHLLLMKFSPAAVQLINLQESDIGRPLSHISGNIPLDGVIEDIWKVIQKGEVISRAIAANNGLWYQIMVMPYIQQADNKRTGAIITFNDITELKRAKLELDEKNESLMRINADLDHFIHIVSHDLLEPLGSIESSIAIMNEMDMADPELSKYMEITRSSIKKFRSLIRNMGAIAKLENNMSDMEFVDIEDIINNIKWSLDGRIKSSHAVITTQLDVKEIFFSKRNLRSMLYNMISNAIKFSKRTNPLVHIHTWQEEDFIVLSVEDNGIGISKEGIARIFDVYGRLNNDIEGNGVGLYLARKLVHAVGGDMIVESEPGKGSKFMIYLRSKKRSSVSDIGLTNDLKEDH from the coding sequence ATGATTACGAATGGGCCTCATCATATCATTGCAATAGGTGCCTCTGCCGGCGGAATGGAAGAGATTAACGCCTTTTTTGATAACACACCTGTAGATGGCGTTTCTTACATCATCATTCAGCATCTGTCACCTGATTTTAAAAGCAGAATGGTGGAATTGCTTACCCGGCATAGTAAATTGTTTGTTGAGCAGGCAGCCAATGACATGGAGATCAGAGTTAACCACGTCTATCTGATTCCAAACGATAAGTTTATGACTACCCGGAATGGCAGGTTGTTTTTAACCACTAAAGAACATGTGAAGGCGCCACATCTGACGATTGATATATTTTTCAAGTCGCTTGCCGCCAGCTATGGTAAAACGGCGATCGCTATTATTCTCTCGGGATTGGGAGTAGACGGTACAGAAGGAAGTATCGCGGTAAAGAAAGCCGGAGGGATGGTCATCGCCAGGGACCCCGAAACAACGGGATTTCCTGGTATGCCAGCCAGTGCCATTGATACGGGTATGGTGGATTTTGTCTTGGAGCCTGCATCAATGCCTGATATAATTGAAGACTATATAATGCATCAGAAACAAATAATGGTTAACTCGGAAGAGGATGAGAGAACGCTCATCACTATTATTGACTTAATCAAGGAAAAATTACCTCTTGATTTTTCGGACTATAAACTGACAACGCTGCTTAGAAGGTCCATGCGCAGGGCTGCGTATTCAAATTTTACCAGACTGGAGGATTATTTTGAGTACCTGAAAGTTACTCCGGACGAGGTAGTAGCGCTCGCGAAGGATTTCCTGATCAGTGTTACTTCTTTCTTCAGAGACCCGGAAGCTTTTGAATTCATTGAAAAAAACATATTACCGGATTTATTGTCAAATCTTGCTCCTGGTGAGGAGCTGAAGATGTGGATCGCTGGTTGTGCCACGGGAGAAGAGGTATATTCAATTGCTATGTTGATCGCAGAACAGTTAACAGGGCCATATCAGAATGTTCCGGTCAAGCTTTTTGCAACGGATCTTGATACTCATGCTTTGCATTATGCTGGTAGGGGTGTTTATCAGTGGAATAGTGTAAAAGATGTATCTCCGGAAAGGCTGAGCAAGTTTTTTGTGAAAGAAAAAGATAGCTATCGGGTATTGCCGCTGATAAGGCACATGGTGATATTTGCTCAGCATGATCTGGTAAAGAATCCTCCCTATTGCAACATGCATTTTATCAGCTGCCGTAATCTGCTGATTTATATGACACCTTTTTTGCAGAAAAAGATATTTTCCATGCTGCTCTTTGGCCTTAGGATGAATGGATATTTATTTTTAGGGTCTAGCGAGAATCCTACGTCGATTATCCAAAGTCTTCAGGTAGTTAATAAAAAGTGGAGGATATATAAGAATGTCAATGCAAAAAGAATTATCAATTTTGATACATTTTCATTACCTGAATCGCTGAACTTCAAAGCAGCAGTACCTGTAAAGGAGAATGTTAGCAGGACTAATGGCCACAATATATCAGAGATTATCTGTGGGGTACTGGCAAATGAGATGGACTATCTGGCTGTTTGTATCGACGAGAATCAACATGTTGTTAAATCTTATGGGAATACATCCAAATACCTTTTGCAGCAGAATTTTAATTCCTATCTGCCGGAACTTTTGCCGGAACAACTCTTGCTGGCATTTAACAGTTTAAGTAGTCAGGTGCTGAAAACAAATAACGCGGCTGGCGTTAAAGGTATTCCTGTTGATATTGACGGCCAGGATCAATTGGTTCGCCTGTCTATTATGCCATTGAAGATTGAACGTGCAGCAGTTGGCTTGTTTCTGGTAGTATTTGAACGGGATTTCGAATCGGTTGCTGTGCAAAATGAATATCCTGTTTTTGATGAGAGGGTATATAACAACATGTATGTCTCAAATCTAGAACATGAATTAAAAGAGCTGAAAGATAAGCTGTACGCCGCGTATGAAACAATAGATGCTTATAACGAGAACATGCAGTCCTTCAACGAAGAGCTTATCTCCTCTAACGAGGAAATGCAGAGCACCAATGAGGAGATGCAGTCAGTGAATGAGGAATTGCATACAATCAATGCAGACTATCAGATTAAGAACAGGCAACTATTGGAAATTAATGATGATTTGAATAACTACTTCAGGAGCAATATAAACAGTCAGTTGTTTGTAAATGAGCATCTTCTTTTAATGAAGTTTTCTCCTGCTGCTGTACAGCTGATAAACCTGCAGGAATCCGATATAGGAAGACCGCTTAGTCATATCTCGGGTAATATACCGTTAGATGGAGTTATAGAAGACATCTGGAAAGTGATTCAAAAGGGCGAAGTGATTTCAAGGGCGATCGCGGCTAATAACGGATTATGGTATCAGATTATGGTCATGCCTTACATACAGCAGGCGGACAATAAGCGAACGGGTGCTATTATTACCTTTAATGATATTACTGAGTTAAAAAGGGCGAAGCTTGAGCTGGATGAGAAAAATGAAAGCCTGATGCGGATAAATGCAGATCTGGACCATTTTATCCATATAGTGTCCCATGATTTGCTGGAGCCGCTTGGCAGCATTGAATCCAGTATTGCTATTATGAATGAAATGGATATGGCCGACCCGGAACTGAGCAAGTACATGGAGATTACCCGATCTTCCATAAAAAAGTTCCGTTCACTGATAAGAAATATGGGTGCCATTGCCAAATTAGAGAATAATATGTCAGACATGGAGTTTGTCGATATTGAAGATATCATTAACAACATAAAGTGGAGCCTTGATGGGAGAATAAAATCGTCTCACGCTGTAATAACCACGCAGCTTGATGTAAAAGAGATCTTTTTCTCAAAAAGGAACCTGAGAAGTATGCTGTATAATATGATCTCTAACGCCATTAAGTTCTCTAAACGTACAAATCCTTTAGTACATATTCATACCTGGCAGGAAGAAGATTTTATTGTGCTGAGTGTTGAAGATAATGGTATTGGCATTTCAAAGGAGGGAATTGCACGGATATTCGATGTTTACGGCAGACTAAATAATGACATAGAGGGTAATGGTGTGGGATTGTACCTGGCAAGAAAGTTGGTCCATGCCGTTGGAGGAGATATGATCGTTGAAAGTGAGCCAGGTAAGGGAAGTAAGTTTATGATATATCTCAGATCAAAGAAGAGATCGTCAGTGTCCGATATTGGGTTGACCAATGATCTGAAAGAAGATCATTAA
- a CDS encoding Na+/H+ antiporter, with the protein MQHFEAVILILAILVGLSAIADKIKLPFPILLVITGTIVGIVPGFPLLILDPAVVFLLFLPPLLYDAASHTSWHDFRSEMLPISTLAIALVFFTTVTVAATAYYFIPEFSLPLAFALGAIVSPPDAVAASSITKGLQLNRRVTTILEGESLVNDASALIAYRFSYIAIVTGSFVFWEAGLQFLLLVCGGTLCGLVTGYIFVLMHEKIKRKSIVSTSLTLLTPFVSYLFAEMLHTSGVLAVVSAGLFISWRSPRIFSYQTRMRSKSVWDTLIFILNGFIFLLIGQQLPTVLKDLKNYSFEILLLYGLIISSVVILVRIMWVFATAYSQHIFQYKMKGADFKDTQSERVNIWKNVLIVGWTGTRGIVSMATALSLPLTMEGGGLFPQRSLILFLTFVVIFVTLVIQGMSLPLLIRILGVTPADQSNRNELELQLFLAQSIIYFIENDLPINLEAKLKDQVKARYEATVNQLSKETEMEDNPIESMEEHRLLIPLAPIMAAEIEISKFRRELLIRLHEDGSFDHQTIKQLEQELDVDDLRLNRLLKREDE; encoded by the coding sequence ATGCAGCATTTTGAGGCGGTAATTTTGATATTAGCTATCCTTGTCGGTTTATCTGCGATTGCGGACAAAATTAAGCTCCCATTTCCTATCTTATTGGTGATTACCGGTACTATTGTAGGTATTGTTCCAGGATTTCCTCTTCTCATTTTAGATCCTGCAGTAGTCTTTTTACTGTTTCTACCTCCGTTGCTTTATGATGCAGCATCTCATACCTCATGGCACGACTTCCGGTCCGAGATGCTGCCTATTTCAACTTTGGCGATCGCGCTTGTGTTCTTTACTACCGTAACGGTCGCAGCAACTGCCTATTACTTTATTCCTGAATTCAGCTTGCCATTGGCTTTCGCATTGGGTGCAATTGTTTCCCCTCCGGATGCGGTAGCAGCCAGTAGTATAACCAAGGGGCTACAACTGAACAGGCGTGTAACGACAATTCTGGAGGGAGAAAGTCTTGTTAATGATGCCAGCGCCCTGATAGCCTACCGGTTTTCATATATTGCAATTGTTACAGGTTCTTTTGTATTCTGGGAAGCCGGATTACAGTTTTTATTACTGGTTTGTGGAGGGACCTTGTGTGGCTTAGTGACAGGATACATTTTTGTATTGATGCACGAGAAAATTAAGCGAAAATCCATTGTCAGTACCAGTCTCACTTTGCTGACTCCCTTTGTTTCCTATCTATTCGCAGAGATGCTGCATACTTCAGGTGTACTTGCTGTGGTAAGTGCGGGTCTGTTTATATCATGGAGATCTCCACGGATATTTTCTTATCAGACCCGAATGCGATCAAAATCTGTATGGGACACGCTAATTTTTATCCTCAACGGATTCATATTTTTACTCATCGGGCAACAACTGCCTACTGTTCTGAAAGACCTCAAAAACTATTCTTTTGAAATCTTGCTTCTGTATGGTTTAATAATCAGTTCGGTAGTTATTCTAGTTCGGATAATGTGGGTCTTTGCCACCGCATATTCTCAGCATATCTTCCAATACAAAATGAAGGGTGCTGATTTTAAAGACACACAGTCTGAAAGAGTAAATATCTGGAAAAATGTATTGATTGTAGGCTGGACGGGAACCAGGGGAATTGTATCAATGGCTACAGCATTGTCCTTGCCGCTAACAATGGAGGGGGGGGGCCTTTTCCCGCAACGGTCGTTGATCTTATTTCTGACGTTTGTCGTTATTTTCGTAACGCTCGTTATTCAGGGCATGTCTCTACCTCTACTCATACGTATTTTAGGTGTAACACCAGCTGATCAGTCCAATAGAAATGAACTGGAACTACAATTATTTCTGGCGCAGAGTATTATCTATTTCATAGAGAATGATTTGCCGATCAATCTGGAGGCCAAGTTGAAAGATCAGGTAAAAGCAAGATATGAGGCTACTGTCAATCAGTTATCAAAGGAAACGGAAATGGAAGATAACCCGATCGAAAGCATGGAAGAGCACAGGTTGTTGATACCACTGGCTCCTATTATGGCTGCAGAGATAGAAATAAGTAAATTTCGTCGTGAACTTTTAATCAGGCTGCACGAAGATGGTTCATTCGATCATCAGACCATTAAGCAGCTCGAACAGGAATTGGATGTCGATGATCTCAGGCTGAACAGGCTTCTTAAGAGAGAAGACGAGTAG
- a CDS encoding fatty acid desaturase family protein, with protein sequence MSIGKINIVRFAPKGSNSFIDTLTVKVHAYFETNGISPYANAGMWRKTVAMLLCYFVPYILIITGLGANNILLFWSLWFVMGWGMIGIGASVMHDANHGTYSPNKKVNKYLGYILEVIGGYSITWKIQHNILHHTYTNIDGLDDDISGFVFLRLSPRQRRYWYHRYQYLYAWFFYMLMTLFWMTAKDYLQVIRYKQHNLLSNQKISLRKAVLEVTFYKIIYYSYILVLPLLFSGQAWYYVLGGFCVMHFTAGLVLSCIFQPSHIMASSPFSLPVIVDSTYRMEDSWAIHELVNTTDFAPRSRIFSWFIGGLNFQIEHHLFTGICHIHYKKLSSIVKTTAESFSLPYHVQPTFVRALLEHAKMLKMLGKKEDPATRLLS encoded by the coding sequence ATGAGCATTGGAAAAATAAATATAGTCAGGTTTGCACCCAAGGGGAGTAATAGTTTCATTGATACCCTGACAGTAAAAGTCCATGCCTATTTTGAGACAAACGGTATTTCCCCTTATGCGAATGCTGGTATGTGGCGAAAAACCGTAGCCATGTTGCTGTGTTATTTCGTGCCTTATATATTAATAATTACGGGCCTTGGCGCAAATAATATTTTGCTGTTCTGGTCTCTCTGGTTTGTGATGGGATGGGGAATGATAGGGATAGGCGCCTCCGTAATGCATGATGCTAATCATGGAACGTATTCGCCAAATAAGAAAGTAAATAAATATTTAGGGTACATTCTCGAAGTAATAGGCGGGTATTCCATTACCTGGAAAATACAACATAATATTTTACATCATACTTACACTAATATTGATGGCCTCGACGACGACATCAGTGGCTTTGTATTTCTACGCTTATCACCCAGGCAGCGGCGGTATTGGTATCATCGTTACCAATATCTGTATGCATGGTTTTTTTATATGTTGATGACCCTGTTCTGGATGACGGCAAAAGACTATCTTCAGGTAATCCGTTATAAACAACACAACCTGCTCAGTAATCAAAAAATATCTCTGCGAAAGGCTGTACTTGAAGTCACATTTTATAAAATAATCTATTACTCATATATTCTGGTATTGCCGTTGCTGTTTTCTGGCCAGGCCTGGTATTATGTGCTTGGCGGTTTTTGTGTCATGCATTTCACTGCTGGACTTGTGCTTTCCTGTATTTTCCAACCATCTCATATAATGGCCAGTTCTCCCTTTTCATTACCGGTGATCGTCGACAGTACGTATCGTATGGAAGACAGCTGGGCGATCCACGAACTTGTCAACACCACTGATTTCGCGCCCAGAAGCCGTATTTTCTCATGGTTTATTGGCGGTTTGAACTTCCAGATAGAGCATCACCTATTCACAGGAATATGCCATATCCATTACAAAAAGCTTTCTTCCATTGTAAAGACAACTGCAGAATCATTCTCACTTCCATATCATGTTCAGCCAACTTTTGTGAGAGCCCTACTGGAACATGCAAAAATGCTTAAGATGCTGGGAAAAAAAGAGGATCCTGCTACTCGTCTTCTCTCTTAA
- a CDS encoding amidohydrolase family protein: MTPCLVLNASIIGKNACHIAHDERVIHKLDKVWVNTMCSCFHTFPQGDLQNSFKDLGDLHHAGVDLLVGTDVSFPIPTLGGLAHGVSVHHEMQLLVEAGLLPIQALRAATSLPAKRFSLDDRGIIAIGKRADLLLVRGNPTTNISDSLSMMAVWKAGINYTR; encoded by the coding sequence GTGACCCCGTGCCTGGTTTTAAATGCCTCCATCATAGGTAAAAATGCCTGTCACATTGCACATGATGAACGTGTTATACACAAACTAGATAAAGTTTGGGTAAATACTATGTGCTCCTGCTTTCATACGTTTCCGCAAGGCGACCTTCAAAATAGCTTTAAAGACCTTGGCGACCTTCATCATGCGGGTGTAGATCTTTTAGTTGGGACAGACGTTTCATTCCCTATACCGACACTTGGTGGCCTTGCTCACGGGGTCAGTGTCCATCATGAAATGCAATTGCTTGTCGAAGCTGGTTTATTGCCTATTCAGGCATTAAGGGCTGCCACTTCCCTACCTGCAAAAAGATTCAGTCTGGACGACAGAGGAATCATTGCTATAGGGAAAAGGGCCGATCTGTTATTAGTAAGGGGCAACCCGACTACAAATATTTCAGATTCTCTTTCTATGATGGCTGTCTGGAAAGCTGGTATTAATTACACCAGGTGA
- a CDS encoding T9SS type B sorting domain-containing protein has translation MQSKLILLYPFLFLLFANIVKTQAQTTCTAIGQNPSTAFPVCGTKVFTQESVATCGGLPIPGPACNGVNDGGHTDINPYWYKFTCYKAGTLGFKITPKVLADDYDWQLFDITGHQPNDVYTDRSLYVCMNWSGEGGVTGASGAGVSFDVCGGFGQLLFSKMPTLIEGHEYLLLLSHFTQSQSGYDLEFTGGTADITSPGIPELKWASYYCRDNTIGIKLSKETLCKTLTTDGTEFVFTSGTGGTIVSATGVNCSNGFDADSILIRLKNPLPPGDYTIATRNGSDGNTVLDVCGNALAVGVEASFHVEVPPDVVLRNQITVGCAPDLVKIPLSVPVRCSSIAPNGSDFRLTGQPGATIRSASGICDQNGLTDTILLQFSQPLYRKGSYTITLTTGSDGTPILGECGQAAALGQVISFQTADTVSADFTFGLNRDCKLSVLDLIHNGLHDVDYWRWTFDSTDVRYTQNVNKLYGDFGIKNVSLFVSNDVCTDSVYKEINLERTLGAIFEVDPGTYCPMDIVTPVNKSFGDIVSYLWDYGNGNTSTSPEPVPQQYYPTRKEQDYRIRLVVLDTQNCLDTVDHVIKAAMSCYIDVPTAFSPNNDGMNDFLYPLSAYRAIDLDFSVYNRFGQLVFHSTDWTQKWDGTVKGKPADVGSYVWMLRYTIKDSGKKVFKKGTTVLLR, from the coding sequence ATGCAATCTAAACTCATTCTCCTGTACCCTTTTCTCTTCCTGCTATTTGCTAACATTGTCAAAACGCAGGCGCAGACCACTTGTACAGCGATCGGTCAGAACCCCTCCACAGCATTCCCTGTATGTGGAACAAAAGTGTTTACCCAGGAATCTGTGGCTACCTGCGGGGGACTACCCATTCCCGGTCCCGCCTGTAACGGTGTTAACGACGGCGGGCATACAGATATCAACCCCTATTGGTACAAGTTCACCTGTTATAAAGCTGGTACCCTGGGATTTAAAATTACCCCTAAAGTATTGGCAGATGACTATGACTGGCAATTGTTCGATATCACTGGTCATCAGCCTAACGATGTTTACACAGACCGCAGTCTGTACGTGTGTATGAACTGGTCAGGGGAGGGCGGAGTAACGGGCGCTTCTGGTGCCGGGGTTTCTTTTGATGTGTGTGGCGGCTTCGGGCAGTTACTGTTCAGCAAAATGCCCACATTGATAGAGGGACATGAATACCTGTTGCTGTTGAGCCACTTCACACAATCCCAGTCGGGGTATGACCTGGAATTTACAGGTGGGACAGCCGATATCACCAGCCCTGGCATTCCGGAACTTAAATGGGCCAGCTACTATTGCCGGGATAACACCATCGGTATCAAGCTTAGTAAGGAGACGCTTTGTAAAACCCTCACCACTGACGGGACAGAATTTGTTTTCACCAGTGGTACCGGAGGTACGATTGTCTCTGCTACCGGGGTAAACTGTTCTAACGGTTTTGATGCAGACTCAATATTGATCAGGCTGAAAAATCCATTGCCACCCGGCGACTATACCATTGCGACCAGAAACGGCAGTGATGGTAACACAGTACTGGATGTATGTGGTAATGCGCTTGCAGTAGGAGTGGAGGCCAGTTTTCATGTGGAAGTGCCTCCCGATGTGGTATTAAGAAATCAGATCACCGTTGGTTGTGCACCAGATCTTGTTAAGATCCCATTGTCTGTGCCGGTTCGTTGTAGCTCCATAGCACCTAACGGCAGTGATTTTCGCCTCACCGGACAACCAGGTGCCACCATTCGCAGTGCTTCGGGTATATGTGATCAGAATGGCCTGACAGACACTATCCTGTTGCAATTCTCACAACCCTTGTACAGGAAGGGGAGTTATACTATCACGCTGACCACAGGAAGCGATGGTACACCTATTCTCGGAGAGTGTGGACAGGCGGCTGCGCTGGGACAGGTCATCTCATTTCAAACAGCCGATACCGTATCTGCTGATTTTACATTCGGCCTGAACAGGGACTGTAAACTGAGTGTGCTCGATCTGATACATAACGGGTTACATGACGTGGACTACTGGCGCTGGACATTCGATTCAACCGATGTGAGATATACGCAGAACGTTAATAAGTTATACGGCGATTTCGGCATAAAAAACGTCTCTCTGTTCGTTTCTAACGATGTCTGCACAGACTCTGTTTACAAGGAGATCAACCTGGAAAGGACACTGGGGGCCATATTCGAAGTGGACCCCGGTACCTATTGTCCAATGGACATCGTGACACCAGTGAACAAAAGCTTTGGTGATATCGTCTCTTATTTATGGGATTATGGCAATGGTAATACCAGCACCTCACCTGAGCCGGTGCCACAACAATATTACCCCACCAGGAAAGAACAGGATTACCGTATCCGGTTAGTCGTACTGGACACACAAAACTGTCTGGATACTGTAGATCATGTTATAAAAGCGGCGATGAGCTGTTACATTGATGTACCAACGGCATTTTCGCCTAATAATGACGGTATGAACGATTTCTTATATCCGTTAAGTGCTTACAGAGCGATAGATCTGGATTTTTCTGTATACAATCGCTTCGGTCAACTTGTATTCCACTCAACCGACTGGACACAGAAATGGGACGGCACCGTCAAGGGCAAACCTGCTGATGTCGGCTCCTATGTGTGGATGTTGCGTTACACGATAAAAGATTCAGGTAAAAAAGTCTTTAAGAAAGGAACAACCGTACTGCTGCGCTAG
- a CDS encoding MerC domain-containing protein, which produces MEKLTIKKREAGHAYDSKWDAIGVGASLACAVHCVLLPVIFTTLTLFDIDILKNVYLEVLTVLVSMSIGGWAIWKGYKRLHGQRSVLVYFAVGLILMISGNFIHGSVAEMGLKLVGATLLITAHIKNWKGCRNCEVHSHSANTSTTSSMAA; this is translated from the coding sequence ATGGAGAAATTAACAATAAAGAAAAGGGAGGCTGGTCATGCCTACGATTCAAAATGGGATGCAATTGGCGTAGGCGCTTCATTGGCGTGTGCTGTTCACTGTGTATTGCTACCAGTGATCTTTACTACATTGACACTATTTGATATAGATATTCTGAAAAATGTCTATCTGGAGGTACTGACGGTGCTTGTCTCTATGAGCATTGGCGGCTGGGCGATCTGGAAGGGATATAAGCGCCTGCATGGACAAAGATCTGTGCTGGTATATTTTGCGGTAGGCTTGATATTGATGATCAGCGGGAACTTTATTCATGGAAGTGTTGCCGAAATGGGCCTGAAACTGGTGGGAGCCACCTTACTGATCACTGCACATATTAAAAACTGGAAAGGCTGCCGTAATTGCGAAGTACATAGTCATTCCGCCAATACTTCCACGACTTCTTCTATGGCAGCCTGA
- a CDS encoding histidine phosphatase family protein — MTRIALIRHGSTAWNKEGKMQGSTDIPLDNEGLEQARKLGVRLSDESWDIIYTSHLSRAKKTGEIIAASLGIEDIREDQRIMEVSGGQTEGTNEAERIAKWGTGWRQLELGMETEQAVVTRGMAFLDDLMHEHAGKHIVIVSHGSFIRYLLKKLAPGLMQDANLKNTSVTRFTVNDDVWECELYNCTAHLV; from the coding sequence ATGACACGTATAGCCCTGATCCGTCACGGAAGTACAGCATGGAACAAGGAAGGAAAAATGCAGGGGAGCACAGATATTCCTCTGGACAATGAAGGACTGGAACAAGCCAGGAAACTGGGCGTACGCCTTTCTGACGAATCCTGGGATATCATTTATACCAGTCATTTATCCCGCGCAAAAAAGACCGGAGAGATCATTGCTGCCAGCCTTGGTATTGAAGATATCCGGGAAGATCAGCGAATTATGGAAGTGTCCGGCGGACAAACAGAAGGCACAAATGAAGCGGAGAGAATAGCAAAGTGGGGAACAGGATGGCGTCAGCTGGAGCTGGGCATGGAAACAGAACAGGCCGTTGTAACCCGTGGTATGGCTTTCCTGGACGATCTGATGCATGAACACGCCGGTAAACACATTGTTATTGTGAGCCATGGTAGTTTTATCAGGTACCTGCTAAAAAAGCTGGCACCAGGCCTCATGCAGGATGCTAACCTGAAAAATACATCTGTGACCCGTTTTACCGTGAATGATGATGTATGGGAATGTGAGTTATATAATTGTACTGCTCACCTGGTGTAA
- a CDS encoding response regulator transcription factor codes for MNHDIRLVIADDHEIFRDGLALMLSRQRDIHLVGQACNGRELLELLETVEADVVMTDLRMPLMDGISATRALLQRNPAVKIIALSMFDEEELIVEMLEAGAKGYLLKNADKQEIIEAINSVYEDNIFYCRQTSAKLASMIVRSRFNPSRDNAAVTFTDREKEIIRLICQQFTAQEIGEKIFLSKRTVEGHRTRILEKMNVKNTAGVVVFALKNNLISEAELR; via the coding sequence ATGAATCACGACATCCGATTAGTGATAGCTGACGATCATGAGATATTCCGTGACGGACTTGCATTAATGCTTTCGAGACAACGCGACATTCATCTTGTTGGACAGGCCTGCAATGGACGGGAACTATTGGAACTACTGGAAACGGTGGAAGCGGATGTGGTCATGACAGATCTCAGAATGCCGTTAATGGATGGCATCAGTGCTACACGCGCCCTGCTGCAACGAAATCCGGCTGTTAAAATCATTGCCTTGTCTATGTTTGATGAAGAAGAGCTTATTGTGGAGATGCTGGAAGCAGGGGCAAAGGGATACCTGCTAAAAAATGCCGACAAACAGGAGATCATTGAGGCAATTAACAGTGTATATGAGGACAATATCTTTTACTGCCGGCAAACTTCTGCTAAACTGGCATCGATGATTGTCAGAAGCCGGTTCAATCCGTCACGTGATAATGCAGCGGTTACATTTACAGACAGGGAAAAAGAAATTATCCGTCTTATTTGCCAGCAATTCACTGCGCAGGAAATAGGAGAAAAAATCTTCCTGAGCAAGCGTACTGTTGAAGGGCACCGAACCCGTATACTGGAAAAAATGAATGTCAAAAATACCGCCGGTGTAGTGGTTTTCGCACTAAAAAACAACCTGATCAGCGAAGCGGAACTGCGCTGA